In Xyrauchen texanus isolate HMW12.3.18 chromosome 45, RBS_HiC_50CHRs, whole genome shotgun sequence, a single window of DNA contains:
- the LOC127637638 gene encoding leucine-rich repeat and transmembrane domain-containing protein 2-like: MQLSTAPAVSRRRRGTPDSQGLLGVLSVCATLLQLCAGCPSECVCNSLEANCSGRGLVYVPTLTSFPEGTHTLLLTNNRLSSLHISAFANLSTLETLNLSNNYLDNLPSRLFLELGNLSDLSLRNNSLTVLDRELFRGLTQLRKLDLSLNGIAAVPLGLLDELQGLTWLSLAGNRLHALERATFEPLVNLQHLELGMNPWECDCNLRDFKHWMEWLIYRGGYVDAIECTLPKDLRGRDIRGVPVEMFNYCLHLEDENGGRTGGTKGGSPPCARTTSSPSSEGAAVHTEAELPDCVKHRYRPVSVRRAIGTVVIAGVVCGIVCIMMVAAAAYGCIYASLMAKYQRELKKRQPLMGDAEAEGDPEDKQISSVA, encoded by the exons ATGCAGCTCAGCACTGCACCTGCAGTGAGTCGCAGGAGGAGAGGAACCCCGGACAGCCAAG GGCTGTTAGGTGTGCTGAGTGTTTGTGCCACGTTACTGCAGTTATGTGCCGGCTGTCCTTCAGAGTGTGTGTGCAACTCATTGGAAGCAAACTGTAGTGGGCGGGGTCTAGTATATGTGCCCACTCTGACCTCTTTTCCAGAGGGTACACATACCCTCCTCTTGACCAATAACCGTCTCTCCTCCCTGCACATATCTGCCTTCGCCAACCTGAGCACCCTAGAGACACTCAACCTGTCCAACAACTATCTGGACAACCTGCCTTCCAGGCTGTTCCTTGAGCTGGGTAACCTGAGTGATTTGAGTCTGCGTAACAACAGCTTGACAGTTTTAGATCGTGAGCTGTTTCGTGGCCTGACCCAGCTGAGGAAGCTGGATCTGTCTCTGAACGGCATTGCCGCAGTGCCGCTGGGCCTGCTGGATGAGCTGCAAGGACTGACCTGGCTCTCCTTGGCTGGGAACAGACTTCACGCACTGGAGAGAGCCACATTTGAACCTCTTGTCAACCTTCAGCATCTCGAGCTGGGCATGAACCCCTGGGAGTGCGACTGCAACCTGAGAGACTTCAAGCACTGGATGGAGTGGCTGATATACCGAG GTGGTTATGTCGATGCGATTGAGTGTACACTTCCGAAGGACTTGAGGGGGCGTGACATTCGAGGCGTACCAGTGGAGATGTTCAACTACTGTTTGCATTTGGAGGATGAGAATGGGGGCAGGACTGGGGGCACAAAAGGTGGATCTCCACCATGCGCTCGAACAACGTCCTCTCCGTCGTCTGAAGGTGCAGCAGTGCATACCGAGGCGGAGCTCCCAGATTGTGTGAAACATCGTTATCGGCCGGTCAGTGTTCGCAGGGCGATCGGTACAGTGGTGATCGCTGGTGTGGTCTGTGGGATCGTGTGCATCATGATGGTTGCTGCTGCAGCGTATGGCTGTATTTATGCCTCTCTGATGGCAAAATACCAGCGAGAGCTGAAGAAAAGGCAGCCATTGATGGGTGACGCCGAGGCAGAAGGCGACCCAGAGGACAAACAGATCTCATCAGTTGCATAG